One segment of Leptospirillum ferrooxidans C2-3 DNA contains the following:
- the pgeF gene encoding peptidoglycan editing factor PgeF, whose amino-acid sequence MYLRHPLLSSYGIEHGFGLALSKDPASRPLTARQVHGVDVRRVDENRDAAFEADGLWTEAPGTRIGIWTADCLPVLFADKGGRVVSAVHAGWRGAVRGIVTEALERLKKEGNVPPSNLLVVLGPSAGRCCYEVGPEVHSEALSRYPDFLGRKAHPNHFDLPGLVLHQLASAGVPSSQTGSIDLCTICHPELFFSHRRQGSLRSGRSMINWIQSAT is encoded by the coding sequence GTGTACCTTCGCCATCCACTCCTGTCTTCATACGGGATTGAACATGGTTTTGGACTTGCTCTTTCCAAGGATCCTGCGAGCAGGCCACTAACAGCCCGTCAGGTCCATGGGGTGGATGTAAGAAGGGTGGATGAAAACAGGGACGCTGCTTTTGAGGCGGATGGTCTATGGACCGAGGCCCCGGGAACAAGAATCGGGATCTGGACGGCAGATTGCCTCCCTGTTTTGTTTGCCGACAAGGGGGGGCGGGTTGTGAGCGCCGTTCACGCCGGATGGCGGGGTGCGGTAAGGGGAATTGTCACCGAAGCTCTTGAGCGCCTCAAAAAAGAGGGAAATGTACCACCTTCCAACCTTCTTGTTGTTCTGGGGCCATCAGCGGGTCGTTGTTGTTATGAGGTCGGTCCGGAGGTTCATTCTGAAGCATTGTCCCGCTATCCGGACTTTTTGGGCCGGAAGGCACATCCGAACCATTTTGACCTTCCTGGACTGGTTCTTCACCAGCTCGCTTCTGCTGGAGTTCCTTCGAGCCAGACAGGTTCGATCGATCTGTGCACGATCTGTCACCCTGAGCTTTTTTTCTCTCATCGTAGACAGGGATCCTTGAGGAGTGGCCGTTCCATGATCAATTGGATTCAATCCGCAACGTGA
- the ftsZ gene encoding cell division protein FtsZ encodes MIDYNQSGLLNARIIVVGVGGGGCNAVLSMIQAEVSGVEFVAVNTDLQALNRVPANRVQIGGATSRGLGAGANPDIGRKAALEDIDKIRNVLKGADMVFVTAGMGGGTGTGAAPVVSQVAMELGALTVAVVTRPFSFEGPKREANAQKGLADLKKNSDTLIVIPNDRLMSVVGKDVPLTNAFKTADDILRQGVQGISDIITKPGLINLDFADVRTTMSKMGRAVMGIGSGTGEKRAVEAARNAINSPLLEEASIRGARGVLVNFSGGSDMTLHEVMEASNLIQEEGQKGLNIIFGTVVDESPQEAIHITVIAAGFDPPESETLPISEPLASSGEIDPEALQAIPAYLRRQTPVVNKLPGEKDDGEDQAEFDPAHIDTPAIWRKRGDA; translated from the coding sequence ATGATCGACTATAACCAGTCCGGTCTTTTGAACGCTCGCATTATCGTTGTAGGAGTCGGAGGAGGCGGATGCAACGCTGTTTTGTCGATGATCCAGGCGGAAGTGTCGGGAGTTGAGTTTGTTGCAGTCAATACGGACCTTCAGGCATTGAACAGGGTTCCCGCAAACAGGGTCCAGATCGGCGGGGCAACCAGCCGTGGACTTGGTGCCGGAGCCAACCCCGATATCGGCAGAAAAGCGGCTCTCGAGGACATTGACAAAATCCGGAATGTCCTGAAGGGTGCGGATATGGTTTTTGTCACAGCGGGAATGGGCGGTGGGACCGGTACCGGAGCGGCACCAGTTGTTTCTCAGGTTGCAATGGAGCTTGGAGCCCTCACCGTTGCTGTCGTTACCAGGCCCTTTTCCTTTGAAGGGCCAAAGAGAGAGGCTAATGCCCAAAAAGGGCTGGCGGATCTGAAAAAAAATTCGGACACACTGATCGTTATTCCCAATGACCGGCTGATGTCTGTGGTGGGCAAGGATGTTCCCCTGACAAATGCGTTCAAGACGGCAGATGATATCCTTCGTCAGGGCGTGCAGGGGATATCGGATATCATCACGAAACCCGGGTTGATCAATCTGGACTTTGCCGATGTCCGGACAACGATGTCCAAAATGGGCCGTGCCGTTATGGGAATCGGATCAGGGACCGGAGAAAAGAGGGCCGTTGAAGCCGCCAGAAACGCGATCAACAGTCCCCTTTTGGAAGAGGCTTCCATAAGGGGCGCAAGAGGTGTTCTGGTGAACTTCAGCGGAGGATCAGACATGACTCTCCATGAGGTGATGGAAGCTTCAAATCTTATCCAGGAGGAAGGTCAGAAGGGACTCAATATCATTTTTGGAACAGTGGTTGATGAGTCTCCCCAGGAGGCTATCCATATCACTGTGATTGCGGCAGGTTTTGACCCTCCGGAGTCCGAAACACTTCCGATCTCCGAACCTTTGGCTTCTTCCGGGGAGATTGATCCTGAGGCACTCCAGGCGATTCCCGCCTACCTCAGGAGGCAGACGCCTGTGGTCAACAAGCTTCCTGGTGAGAAGGATGATGGCGAGGATCAGGCAGAGTTCGATCCGGCGCATATTGATACTCCGGCCATATGGAGAAAGAGGGGAGATGCCTAG